Part of the Fusarium musae strain F31 chromosome 3, whole genome shotgun sequence genome, CGTGTCTTCGAGTTCTTTGCGGATCATGTCGTTGAAGACTTCAGGGTTGTCGAGGTAGAGATGGTGACCGGCTTTGGGGACAAGGAGGACCTTTGCACTGCCGTTTTctcgcttcttttcttcttctgtagCGTTTTCGAGGGCTTTTTGTCTCGTTTCTTTGAGTTTCTCCTCTGATGCTAGACCGCCTGCGACGTCCATCCAGTCGTTTTCTCCGTACATGAACACTACTGGTATACCGGTTTCTTTGACTGTGGTTCCGTCGGGTTTTGTGATGGTTTGACGGCCGACTTCTTGGATGCGATCAATAACGGGACGACGAGCGTATGCGCCGGGTGCGAGGATGTATGCTAGAGCATATTCACCACTGCCCTTTTGCTTAAAGATCGAGAAGGAGTAATCGTGAAGAGCTTGTGATTCAGCTGGTGGTAGATGATTGAAGCGTCGGAAACTCCAGCCTGAGACGAATCGTGGACCGAGAGGACCGCTCATTCGGACGATGCTGAAGGGAGAAATGTTCTGGTCCCAGAGCCAGACGAACCAGCCTGGCAGAGGTCGTCGTAGGACGTTTGAAGCAGGCTTGTGCTTTTTGAGAGTACCGTTTTGATCGGTTGTgctttgttgatcttgtgTGATTTCGTTTTGGATCGTTGATGTGTTCGGTTCGGGCATGGAGGCGTTGACGGCGTAGGGATCAGATGGGATACCGACTGGAGAAGCGAGAATGAGCTTTTTAAGTCG contains:
- a CDS encoding hypothetical protein (MEROPS:MER0011785~EggNog:ENOG41); protein product: MSTDGTVRPPHGGRVADAPEEIKQAELKPSHAFLFPLGYKDAAYQWWTSLAPQAVERNLLNLMPHLKEANDSITNIDTPERPDPYGTRVWRRTMVHLSGKNRALNEVTVERVGEKEEDALVMIHGYGAGLGFFYKNFEPISRMKGLKLYALDMLGCGNSSRPAFKIHAKKKEDQVMEAEGWFVDALEEWRKARKLEQFTLLGHSLGGYLAVSYAIKYPGRLKKLILASPVGIPSDPYAVNASMPEPNTSTIQNEITQDQQSTTDQNGTLKKHKPASNVLRRPLPGWFVWLWDQNISPFSIVRMSGPLGPRFVSGWSFRRFNHLPPAESQALHDYSFSIFKQKGSGEYALAYILAPGAYARRPVIDRIQEVGRQTITKPDGTTVKETGIPVVFMYGENDWMDVAGGLASEEKLKETRQKALENATEEEKKRENGSAKVLLVPKAGHHLYLDNPEVFNDMIRKELEDTRKSEQRKQ